The sequence TCCGTCGGCATCGGCACGGCTGCGATCGCCGCGCTGCTTTCGGTCGCGAGCCAGCTTGGCGATCTGGCGGAATCGGCGGCCAAGCGCGGCTTCGGCGTCAAGGACAGCGGTCATATCCTGCCCGGGCACGGCGGCGTTCTCGACCGTGTTGACGGGCTGATGGCGGCGTCGGTGGTGGCCGCCGCGATCGCACTGCCCCGTCTCATCGCCGGCTGAGGGCGGTTCCTCCCCAAACACGCCGCATTGGCGGTGCATCGAAGGCGTCTCGACCCGTCTGCGCCAGTGCGGCTGGTGGAGAAAGGGCCGTGCGTCTCGGTTCTGTGATTTCGCAGCGCGGCAAATCACATTAAGACACGCAGGCATTGGATTATTCTGATGCGCGCGGCGTCCGGCGGGATGCCCGGCGCGGCTGGCGAAGCAGGAGCGGGTGCGGAAGATGGAGCTGATCGGCGGTCTCGGGGCTGGAATTGTCGGCTACGTCGTGCCTTTCCTGTTCGTGCTCACCATCATCGTGTTCTTCCATGAACTCGGCCATTTCCTGGTCGCGCGCTGGTGCGGCGTGAAGGTCGATGCCTTCTCGATCGGATTCGGCAAGGAACTCATCGGCCGCACGGATTCGAAGGGCACGCGCTGGAAGCTTTCGGCGATCCCGCTCGGCGGCTACGTCAAGTTCGCCGGCGACGAGAACGCCGCGAGCGTGCCGGATCGTGCCGCCATCGAGGCGATGAGCGACGAGGAACGCCGTACCAGTTTCGCCGCAAAGCCCGTCTGGCAGCGTGCGGCGGTCGTGGCGGCCGGGCCGATCGCGAACTTCCTGCTGGCGATCGTCATCTTCGCGGTCCTGCTGTCCGTCTACGGCCGCCCGGTGACGGAAGCCCGCGTCGACGGGCTCGAGCCCGGCGGCGCGGCTCAGACGGCCGGCTTCGAGATCGGCGACGTCATCGTCGCCATCGACGGGCAGCCGATCGATTCCTTCGGCGGCGTCCAGCGCATCGTCAGCACCTCGGCCGGCGAGACGCTGGCGGTGATGGTCGAGCGCGGCGGCGAGAAGGTGATGCTGAGCGTCGTGCCGCGCGCGACCGAGATGACCGACCGGTTCGGCAACGTGCAGCGCATCGGCGTGCTCGGAATCCGCCGCGACGTGTCCGCGGGCGGAATCACCACCCAGACCTATTCCGTTCCCGAGGCTGTGGTCGAGGGCGTGCGCGAGACGTG comes from Pseudoxanthobacter soli DSM 19599 and encodes:
- the rseP gene encoding RIP metalloprotease RseP; this translates as MELIGGLGAGIVGYVVPFLFVLTIIVFFHELGHFLVARWCGVKVDAFSIGFGKELIGRTDSKGTRWKLSAIPLGGYVKFAGDENAASVPDRAAIEAMSDEERRTSFAAKPVWQRAAVVAAGPIANFLLAIVIFAVLLSVYGRPVTEARVDGLEPGGAAQTAGFEIGDVIVAIDGQPIDSFGGVQRIVSTSAGETLAVMVERGGEKVMLSVVPRATEMTDRFGNVQRIGVLGIRRDVSAGGITTQTYSVPEAVVEGVRETWFVVDRTVDYIAKVVTGREKADQLGGTIRMAEVSGQVAREGMVALLNLAAVFSVSIGLLNLLPVPMLDGGHLAYYAIEAVRRRPLSAKAQDVGFRIGLALVLLLMVFATWNDIVHLTMRQAGAS